ATTTACGTGGCTCACAAGAGCCGTGGTATGCGGTTACAGAAGAAGGATTTGTTCCAGTAGAAAATGGTGTTAGCATTTCTATAAAGCACTGAGAATCACTTGATAAACAAACAACCCCGGCAAAAGCACCGCAATCATCATAAAATGGAGTAGTGGTTATATAAATTTGAAATCGTCTCCCTTGTTTATTCCTGACTGGAAACTGTCCAGTCCACTGCTGCCCTAAGGGACCTCTGCGTATTATTTCATCTGCTACATTAAAGTCAGGCTCCTCAACAACGAGGTGAATAATACTCCGACCAAGCGCTTCGGACTTGGAGTAACCATAAAGCTGCTCAGCCGCACGGTTCCTGTAATAAAACCACACAAGAAAGCTCTAGTTAATATAACTCACTAAACCTCCTCAACTACTCACCTGTTAATCCTGTTTAACGCAGATATGAGGACTAACAGAATTAAAACTCACCAGTAAGTTACCAGACCATTCTGATCATAAACATGAAGCGCCTGACCCATTGACTGCAAGATATTCAAACACTGTTTATTCATGATGTTTACACTTCCTTCTAGAGGGTTTAGATGATCATGACTACCCTTTCTCTCTGGATTAGCCAAAGTCTGTTGCTTAGCTGAATTCGAGTGACGCAGCTGGTTACATGAATCAATTCCAGAGTCGAAACTGGTACCATGAAGCAACAACTTTGGTATTTCTTCAAGGCTGGCATCAGCAGCTTCAAGCGCGGTGATCTTCCTCAGCAGTTGCTCTTCTAGTGAAGCTTCCATGACCATGTAGATGAGATTGATAACAGAACAGTTCTAAACTTGTACAGTATATTTGAAGTACTTAAAGAGATGCTTTCAGGGATTCATTATATAGTGGTGCCACTGAGATTGAGAGCCCATTTTAGGTAACTCGGCTATTTGTTTGATACTGTACATTACTAATTTTGTCTTTACCTGTAAGTTCTGTTCCTTTGTTTAGTTTTGTATTTCTCTCCGTCTAAAGGAAGTTCCAAGGTTCAAGTTCTCTCATTAGTTGTTTTTATTAGGAGTTTTGCACTAGTAttatttggtttcttcttcttcagatcGACTCCTGGAGGGATGGAAAATATAAGCATGGGATTTACTTATACCTGTCAGGAGAGGAAGGGGTCTACTTCAAGAAGGATTTTAAATATAAACTCAAATGTTAAAACGAATAACAGGCAAAGTAATCAAATGAGCTGGCATGTTCACTATTGAGTCAGCTCTTTGGATACCATCAAGGGACACTAAACATTTGTGTAAAAAACAGTTAGGCGTGGCAGAAAACTAAGATGAGCACAGGAAGGTTTCGATCAACTTTTCTAACTTTGATTATAAtgtcaataataataataataagtttGAAACAATAACAGAAATCAGGAAGCTTTACAGATTTCAAATATTGGCAATATTCTTTGGCTGTGTGAGTGTGCCTGTTCTGCAAAGCTTAATTGCTTATGGAAGGTCTGTAAAGAAATGAGCTTACACTATTTACACACACATTTACAGACCCGAAGTAACAATATAACAACTGCAAATCTACACAAGTTGAGATTGACTAAAGCAGCTTTGAATCCTCAACAAATTGGCTGATTTCTGAAACAGTGTGAGATATCCAGTCCACTGTTGTCCCAAAAAAGAGCTCCCAAAACCAGAGATCCAATGCAAGAACTGAAGAGAATATGAGCAGAGCTAAGGTTTGATACCTGTTCAGTGGCCAACCTGTTACTTCGGCCAATGTCTTGAGAAATGGAATTGCCTCTCTGCCGAGCTCTTTGTTTCTTATAGACCATGCTGTTACCCATTCTACCTGTGATGGAACCATGTCAAAATCCTCTCTTAACCGCCTACCCAGATCTGGCATGTGCCCGCCCCCATATAATACTGCAATCTTGTTGCACCCATCATCAATTGCCCTCTGCAAAGCCAAAGTTGCTACTCTGTTCCTCTCTCCTATAATCACAGAGCTCTCTTCTACATCTGATGTTACTTGTGAGAACCTTCAGCAAGAAATTCAAagttagtttttttcttttctttttattttctacgACAACAAAAATCCACGTTTTCTTCAAATAGATTTAACTTTAATTACTCAAAATGCTAGTGGAAGTAGGCCAAACAATCTAATGGCActcttcagtttttttttttgactggAAAGGGACATAGGGTATTAGGGTGTTATGTAAATATTACCAATCAGCCATATTGCACAATCTCATTAAAGTGGACAATAAAGAGAAATCTGTTGGGAACAGTATCTCTGCttgataagaaaaaaatgaaaatgaaaattgaaTTCAATGAAATGTCAGGTACTTACTCAGAGGTCAACCGCTTGGCCAGGAAAATCTTCAATGCACCACCAATGTCCAGTCTAGACAAAGCTTCCAGCTCTGGGTAGTCAGAACCTTCATCTCCCTCGTCATAACAAACACTTCCAATAAGGAGAAGACCGACAAGTGGCATAGGTAACACTCGAGAAGCCCATAAAAGTTTGGACCTTACTGGATCTAGACCCTTGGGTACAGCAGCTGCTTGCACAAAGGCTTTTGTAGATTTGACAGTCATATCTCGAGCAAATGTAAAGAAGCTTTCACCTCTTTCAAGCTGAAAAAGAGTCAAGACGGATCAAAACCAATGCGAATGTTATTCACTGATAAATAGAACTCTCCTTAAATGTGGAATAGGCGGAAATGCTCTAGCTATGTGACCAGAATCAGATGGTCCAGATATTATCAGAATAATCAATCAACATATTCATCCACCAGTGCAACCATCCAACTCTCCTTTTTCTTcttattaaaaaatgaaaaacagtGCAACAGCCGAGTTTTTTAAAATGCCAGCTAATGGAAATTCGCGTAAGTTGGTCATCTAAGCAAAACAAGATTGATAGTGCTATGTGCACATTTCTCATCGTGCACTTAACACATTTCAAAACTCAATTCAACTGGAAAAATTATATTATTGGTGAAAACCAAAGAACTGTCCTAAAGAGAAAAGTTAACAGTAGTCATTCCATACTCAAACTAAAGCATCAATAAAAGAACAACCATACCTGGAGCAATTTAAATGTCTCAATGTCGAGGTCTGCATGGTACCAATTTCTAGCATCGTAGTTTAAACAGTCTAATTGGAAATCAAGGGTAAGAATTCGAGCCATCTGACGCTGAATGCAACCAATAATATTGAAGCCCCGTGAACGTCCTGCTAGCCTTTTTGCGGCAGCTGGGTTTCCTCTATTCTCTAAATTCTCTCTACTGGTTACCATCTCATATAGCACACAGTCATAAGATTCAAGATCCTTCTGAAGAGCCTCGAAGTATCTGCACATATAATTAAACACCGTGAGCACTAGTGTTTTTTCAATTTAACAAACCAAGCCAAACTTCAAGTCTTAAGAAATCTGAACTTCCATCAGTGAAAAGTTTTGTAACCCGAAAAAGACAGTTTTAAATTACATATAAATTTGAAGGAATCGCACTCAATTATATATTTCCAAAAGAGAACCCCAGTTTACTAAATTGTAGAAATTCCTAACTTTCCTTTCGACATAGAATGTGAAACCATATTGACCCCTAACCAAGATACTTTACCCTACTAACTCAACACTTCAAAAACACAAGTTTACCACAACGAAGTCATAATCCAGGGAGTGTGAGCTAACCCCAAAAACCAGTCCTCAAAACCTAAATCCTTTCTAGAAAATCTGTATATTTCCAAGTTTTGCAAGTAATTTTTTCCAATCATTCAAACATCATCCACATAAATTTTCCAATACACAATAACTAACTAGAAACCAAATCTTAAGTAAGATTACATACTCTTTATCGCCAATGTGAATCGTCGAAACCAAATCAacctataaaaaaaatgaaattggaacatcaataaaaaattaaaatcccAACTTTACCATAAATTGGAGTAACTGTATGTACCTGAAGAAAGGGTTTCAATAAAGACCAAGGAAATTTCTTTCTATAACTAACAACAGCAGTTTGTAATTCACCACTGCTTTTTTCATTTCCTTTTCTAAACCTCATAAAATCTGCAATTGAATTATTACCAACAAATTTCTCACCATCTTCAACAACCGAAGAAGAAGCTCGAATTTTACAGTAAAATTGTTTTTTATTTCTAGACAATTTCAAGAATCTACTACTATTATTACTACTAcatgtaaaagaagaagaagatgatgaatcgtTATTGATGGTGTTagaattggcgggaaatgaagaTGATGTTGGAGATAAGATTGATACTGAACCACCACAACagaccattttttttttggaaattctttaagtgaaaccctaatttcggatTCAAGTGGTGGTTCAGTTTAGGCTGTTGTGTTAGCTATgctgagaagaaagaaaaagatcttttgtttctttattttgcTTTTACTTGTGAATTCTGGTTTTCATTTTTTGTGTGTGAATTTTGCTTGCACGTATAGGATAGAGATACTGATATTGTACTCCCAAGAGTATGGTAATAAGTAGACGGGTTGCTGTTTACATTTTGCTTGGTCATGCAAAGCTACTGCAAGGTTACCGGATACCGTTCGGTTGCCGAAATCCATACCATTGAACGGTGTGTTTTTGCATTTCACGGTGTATTTTTTACTGAGATGGTTGAGTAGCATCCTGACATCCTCTATTCCAAATCTCAAGTCAAGAACAACGTATTAAATGAGCATGGACCAGTATGGACCAGTTTTTACCTCAACTGCATCCAATTCAATTCACTACGGATTTTAagtttggcatccgcatccaatccaacatccaacagATTCGCATTCGAGGGATGGACGGATGAACGGATTgggtgcggataatccaatgaatttgtgttagttaaaatttataatgaaaaaataaaaccaatatagatgacttcttatagaatttacacattttatatagggcaaattaataaagtgtcctgcttcaaaccatataattaataaaccggccaaaCTTTTAAATTCTTTTAGAAACTGGCCTTTCTGTTAGAGTTGACACCTGGGCCCACCAGATCGGTCAGCTGCGTTGAATAAGTCAAACTCGGTAGGAGAATTTACGACTGTGCCCTTGCCCATTTAAAGACCCGTGTGGTGTAATCTCTCACCAcactttctctttctccctcgttctctttctccctcgttctcttctccctcgttctgaaactagggttaggtattgaagctgtttgaaaagaaaaagaaaactgatgttattgaagttgtttttgcTGAAGACATAGATGTTAGCAGAAAGACCAGAGTGTATTTGGAAGAAAATTTATACATATTTAGGGATTCAGAGATAGTGGTGATACAGTGAAGATGAGGTACAAACCGGGATTGAAACAGTCTGAATCAAGGTAAGATTAACGAAACCCGTGActtaatatatgatgaaaatcattgtattgatagttaattaatttaattgatcgattgatttttagggtttctgttttttttcctttgtaattagggtttatttgaaaccaaatttttattgtttaattggggtttaattttcgtgattgggtgtttgattttaagtaatattgcttaattaggttttcattgggttttcataggtttatatctgattttgtttcatttgtgttgcagtcagttcaaatttaggaatatcagtgtatatgcggagccaaagaatgagactttggtatttcctgATTGCCATAGAGATGAAACAGACTTGATGACACTTAAGTATATGGTGTATAAGGGTTTGTCTATGGATGTTAAAGAGAAGTTTAATttatattggtttaaggaagaatgtctgccactgccattgttaaacaatgatgattttgataatttttgggAGGATTCTTTTGTAAATGAGGATGGATGTATATGTTTGTGGATGGGGATGAAAGACACAGTGTTTGGGACTCCAAAGACTACACCAAAGAAGAAGACAGTTAGTAAGGGGACCACCCCTAGAAGATCCCCAAGGCTAAATAGTGTGGATAAATCAGTTGAAGGTGCATCAAGAAAGCTGAGTTTCATGGATGTGCCCATGTCCAAACATTCTCAGGCTAGTAGCAGTGGTTGCAGTCAgtcaaaagctacaaatgaagttaagtttgttgaagatgtggacaatattcagctggaaaacaccaaagaagatgaatgtcacccaattgagaatccagaagctcctccagtatatgacagtgatgaagaCATTAAGTATGggtcagatgaagaagaacaagaagagaaagaagaagaagaaaaagaagaagaagaagaagaagaagaagaagaagaagaagaagaaggagaaaaagaaggcaaagaaaaaggtatatttcatttataactgatttcatttattataatttgtaacttattatatggtactgatgttgatcttgaatgtGAAGGTAAGGATGTGGATGAAAGACCTGCTTACATGGATgactttgatgatgattttggtcaGTACATGAAGGGTGAGCATGATGTAGATCTTTTccctgaagaagaagtttttactCCAGTAGATCCTAGCAAAATGGAGGTAAAAACTAGATTTGCAAATAAGGAAGCATTTAAGAAACATCTTAGGGGTTATTGTGTTCTTAATAAGTGTCAATATATTTTGGATAGAAGTGCTCCCTCTAGAATTAAGGCTGAGTGTAGGTTTAAAACAGAACATGATTGTCCTTGGTTTGTGTATGCTAGCAAGAAAGAGGGTGAGAAGACTTTTGTTCTTAGGAAAGTGAATTtgtaacataagtgtgaaggggATCCCCAAAATAGGAATAGATCTGCTGATCCTCATTTTGTAAAGGATTTTGTTCTTGATCAGATGAAGAATAAGCCTAAAAAAGTTGTTCCAGACCCTTATAAAATCAAGGAAGACTTCTTAGCTGAAAAGAGAGTAAATATACCATATCAGTGTGCATGGAAGGCTAGGAATCTAGTTTTAGAGTCATTATATGGGAACTATAAAGAAAGTTACAATGAAGTACCAGCATTCTGCAAGATGTTTACAAAATGCAATGATGGGTCTGTTGCTAAGTTCACTTTTGACACAGTGAATAACACCTTTGAAAGCATGACACTCTCATTTGAACCTGCAATGAGGGGTTGGCGAAAAGCATGCAGGGGAGTTATAGGGCTTGATGCCTGCCATCTAACAGGGGAATATGGGGGAGTATTGATGGCTGCAACTGCACTTGATGGACAGAATGGGTTAGTAATGTTAGGAATTATGGTATGCAGAGCTGAAACAAAGGAAaattggatcatttttttgaagcatttgaagGATGCAATATTAGCACATCCAGTGAAAGTGGCTTTCATTTCAGATAGGCAAAAAGGTTTATT
The nucleotide sequence above comes from Papaver somniferum cultivar HN1 chromosome 8, ASM357369v1, whole genome shotgun sequence. Encoded proteins:
- the LOC113303828 gene encoding uncharacterized protein LOC113303828; the encoded protein is MVCCGGSVSILSPTSSSFPANSNTINNDSSSSSSFTCSSNNSSRFLKLSRNKKQFYCKIRASSSVVEDGEKFVGNNSIADFMRFRKGNEKSSGELQTAVVSYRKKFPWSLLKPFLQVDLVSTIHIGDKEYFEALQKDLESYDCVLYEMVTSRENLENRGNPAAAKRLAGRSRGFNIIGCIQRQMARILTLDFQLDCLNYDARNWYHADLDIETFKLLQLERGESFFTFARDMTVKSTKAFVQAAAVPKGLDPVRSKLLWASRVLPMPLVGLLLIGSVCYDEGDEGSDYPELEALSRLDIGGALKIFLAKRLTSEFSQVTSDVEESSVIIGERNRVATLALQRAIDDGCNKIAVLYGGGHMPDLGRRLREDFDMVPSQVEWVTAWSIRNKELGREAIPFLKTLAEVTGWPLNRYQTLALLIFSSVLALDLWFWELFFGTTVDWISHTVSEISQFVEDSKLL
- the LOC113306368 gene encoding uncharacterized protein LOC113306368 produces the protein MRYKPGLKQSESSQFKFRNISVYAEPKNETLVFPDCHRDETDLMTLKYMVYKGLSMDVKEKFNLYWFKEECLPLPLLNNDDFDNFWEDSFVNEDGCICLWMGMKDTVFGTPKTTPKKKTVSKGTTPRRSPRLNSVDKSVEGASRKLSFMDVPMSKHSQASSSGCSQSKATNEVK
- the LOC113306369 gene encoding uncharacterized protein LOC113306369, producing MKNKPKKVVPDPYKIKEDFLAEKRVNIPYQCAWKARNLVLESLYGNYKESYNEVPAFCKMFTKCNDGSVAKFTFDTVNNTFESMTLSFEPAMRGWRKACRGVIGLDACHLTGEYGGVLMAATALDGQNGLVMLGIMVCRAETKENWIIFLKHLKDAILAHPVKVAFISDRQKGLLEAVGIVFPGHHHRYCWRHLYKNFKKDYKGLELYSSLWNAAKAYKEKHFQEHFDNIVKQSAAAGAYLSREDPATWSRAFFNPIHCCEHMNNNFSESFNNMINKMRNKPIIMIGIMYANLVMGTWYNRRTESASWVDGNLVPTAVTLIKKMLEFVTDYGVDPCVDGDGS